A single window of Pseudarthrobacter defluvii DNA harbors:
- a CDS encoding TetR/AcrR family transcriptional regulator codes for MPRISAASNAEQRAETQRRILTAFGELLFTHGLPGLTMTDVARHAGIGRTAVYNYYADIEELLISYALDETEKFLSDLRESLDRLENPVERLALYVRAQVVDLSRRHLPPGPAMGAVLSPSSFAKLSDHVGELSVLLQGILRDGMAQGYLPVADVGQQSQLILGTLSSSAARGSDEPAELEARVARTVRFIQLGAGARFDDEGQPIRVAQLPAAAS; via the coding sequence ATGCCCAGGATTTCAGCGGCCAGCAATGCCGAACAACGCGCGGAGACCCAGCGCCGCATCCTCACCGCTTTTGGCGAGCTCCTGTTCACCCACGGCCTTCCAGGGCTGACCATGACGGACGTGGCCCGGCACGCAGGTATTGGCAGGACCGCCGTCTACAACTATTACGCGGACATCGAAGAGCTCCTGATCTCCTACGCCCTGGATGAGACCGAAAAGTTCCTCTCCGACCTGCGCGAATCGCTGGACCGCCTGGAGAACCCGGTGGAACGGCTCGCCCTGTACGTGCGCGCCCAGGTGGTTGACCTCAGCCGCCGCCACCTCCCGCCGGGCCCTGCCATGGGGGCGGTGCTGTCGCCGTCGTCCTTTGCCAAGCTCTCGGACCACGTGGGTGAGCTCAGCGTCCTGCTCCAAGGCATCCTGCGGGACGGCATGGCACAGGGCTACCTGCCGGTGGCCGACGTGGGCCAGCAGTCGCAGCTGATTTTGGGCACCTTGTCCTCCAGCGCCGCGAGGGGCAGCGACGAACCTGCCGAACTGGAGGCCCGGGTGGCCCGGACCGTGCGCTTCATCCAGTTGGGCGCGGGTGCCAGGTTCGACGACGAGGGGCAGCCCATCCGCGTGGCCCAGCTTCCGGCAGCGGCCAGCTGA
- a CDS encoding glycosyltransferase family 4 protein — protein sequence MRIGLVTGPWIPVPPATYGGTERVVDTLARGFADAGHEVLLAAPADSTCPVQLVAGMRPTDYGGLGTTLSELSHVVRAYEELQEVDIIHDHTLAGPLYLHRPGGVPVATTIHGPIHAQAVDIYRAAARKGAVIAISRDQALSAPEVPVTRVIHHGMDLSAVPVGTGSGGYLCFVGRSCPDKGLLEAITIARQAGLHLKIAVKMREPEEVRYFREVIEPMLGPNEDFVGEVDDAKKYRLMGEAIAFLNPIQWAEPFGLVMIEALATGTPVIGTAIGSAPEIVDHGRTGFLATTAELAALVPAVAALDRAACRKDVEDRFSAQRMVAKHLELYGQLIEGRLAPGVPHH from the coding sequence ATGCGGATTGGACTTGTCACAGGTCCGTGGATTCCGGTCCCACCGGCAACGTACGGCGGAACGGAACGAGTAGTGGACACGCTGGCCAGGGGCTTCGCCGATGCCGGCCATGAAGTGCTGCTGGCTGCACCGGCGGACAGCACGTGTCCGGTGCAGCTCGTCGCGGGGATGCGGCCCACCGACTACGGGGGACTGGGTACCACCCTGTCCGAGCTCAGCCATGTGGTCAGGGCCTATGAAGAGCTCCAGGAAGTGGACATCATCCACGACCACACCCTGGCGGGGCCCCTCTACCTGCACCGGCCGGGAGGGGTGCCGGTGGCCACCACCATCCACGGCCCAATCCACGCCCAGGCGGTGGACATTTACCGTGCCGCTGCCAGGAAGGGCGCCGTGATTGCCATTTCGCGGGACCAGGCGTTGAGCGCTCCGGAGGTTCCCGTCACCCGGGTGATCCACCATGGCATGGACCTTTCAGCCGTGCCGGTAGGGACCGGGAGCGGCGGCTACCTTTGTTTCGTCGGCCGGTCGTGCCCGGACAAGGGACTGCTTGAAGCCATCACCATCGCCCGGCAGGCCGGCCTTCACCTCAAGATTGCGGTCAAGATGCGCGAGCCGGAAGAGGTCCGCTACTTCCGGGAAGTCATTGAACCAATGCTCGGCCCGAACGAGGACTTTGTGGGCGAGGTGGATGACGCGAAGAAGTACCGGCTGATGGGGGAGGCCATCGCCTTCCTGAATCCCATCCAATGGGCAGAACCATTCGGGCTGGTCATGATCGAGGCGTTGGCGACAGGGACACCGGTGATAGGCACAGCCATTGGTTCCGCCCCCGAAATCGTCGATCATGGACGCACGGGCTTCCTGGCCACGACTGCTGAACTGGCAGCCCTGGTGCCGGCAGTTGCGGCGCTGGACAGGGCCGCTTGCCGCAAGGATGTGGAGGACAGGTTCAGTGCGCAGCGGATGGTCGCAAAGCACCTTGAACTCTATGGCCAGCTCATTGAAGGGAGGTTGGCTCCAGGGGTTCCGCATCATTGA
- a CDS encoding amylo-alpha-1,6-glucosidase codes for MTAWNEDNEASGSDVGAITVLEGSSFCISAGTGDISHDGGTNGAFFQDTRIISRWVLRINGSLREPLSAQRPQPFEATFVGRATWPGGRFDSPLVVRQTRHIGPGLQDDITLQNYAAEPVDCAIELLLDADQADLFEVKGGRTTGADDTIRTVVDGRLIIEASRHGQQRGSAIGARGAEVGMDGLRFRVTIPPRGKWATSVIVVPLVNGEAPEKPFMEGQLPHHREGVRRHLAWEENVPRISIEDASFQNVLNRSQSDLGALRIFDVHHPDRAAVAAGAPWFMALFGRDSLLTSYMSLMVNPNLALGTLQTLAGIQGKKVDLDSEEEPGRIPHEVRLGVTAGLSLGGTAYYGTADATPLFVSTLGELSRWGLSRDAIQPLLAHADRALEWIEKYGDRDGDGFVEYLRPNDHGLVNQGWKDSWDGINFADGTIAEAPIALCEVQAYVYAAYLGRSLLAHWSGDSGLEQHWAGKAAAFKEEFNRKFWLPDKGYFAVALDKDKRHVDALTSNIGHCLWTGVVDEDKAGSVMENLMSPQMFTGWGIRTLASDMGAYNPVSYHNGSVWPHDTALVATGLMRYGFVDEAKRVASGILDAARHFDGRLPELFCGFDRGEFPGPVPYPTACSPQAWAAAAPVQLARILLRFDPVFTRGVVHLAPILPETVGRFRAENVLLNTSRVTISAAGSTGTIEGLPPGLKLLAEPRPPLAYPVEGMAAGVEARRLH; via the coding sequence ATGACCGCCTGGAATGAAGATAACGAAGCCTCCGGATCGGACGTCGGCGCCATCACCGTCCTGGAGGGTTCTTCCTTTTGTATCTCCGCCGGAACCGGTGACATCAGTCACGACGGCGGCACGAACGGCGCGTTCTTCCAGGACACCCGGATCATTTCGCGTTGGGTGCTGCGCATCAACGGATCACTGCGCGAACCGCTGTCGGCGCAGCGGCCGCAGCCCTTTGAAGCAACATTTGTTGGCCGTGCCACCTGGCCGGGCGGCCGGTTCGACAGTCCGCTGGTGGTCCGCCAGACCCGGCACATCGGACCAGGCCTGCAGGATGACATCACCCTGCAGAACTATGCAGCGGAACCCGTTGATTGCGCCATCGAACTCCTCCTGGATGCGGACCAGGCCGACCTCTTCGAAGTGAAGGGCGGCCGGACCACAGGCGCGGACGACACAATCCGCACGGTGGTGGATGGAAGGCTCATCATTGAAGCATCACGCCATGGCCAGCAACGGGGTTCCGCCATCGGCGCCCGGGGTGCAGAGGTGGGCATGGACGGCCTCCGTTTCCGGGTCACCATTCCTCCGAGGGGCAAATGGGCCACCAGCGTGATCGTGGTGCCGCTGGTGAATGGGGAAGCACCGGAAAAGCCGTTCATGGAAGGCCAACTGCCGCATCACCGCGAGGGCGTTCGCCGGCACCTGGCCTGGGAAGAGAACGTTCCGCGGATCAGCATCGAGGATGCCAGCTTCCAGAACGTGCTCAACAGGAGCCAGAGTGATCTTGGTGCCCTGCGGATCTTCGACGTCCATCATCCCGACCGCGCTGCCGTTGCGGCAGGAGCCCCCTGGTTCATGGCGTTGTTCGGGCGGGACTCGCTGCTGACGTCCTACATGAGCCTGATGGTCAACCCCAACCTCGCCCTGGGCACGCTGCAGACGCTGGCCGGTATCCAGGGAAAAAAGGTGGACCTGGATTCGGAGGAGGAACCCGGCCGTATTCCGCATGAGGTCAGGCTTGGTGTCACCGCGGGTCTGTCGCTGGGCGGCACGGCATACTATGGCACGGCAGACGCAACCCCCCTTTTCGTGTCCACCTTGGGCGAGCTGAGCCGGTGGGGGCTGTCCCGGGATGCGATCCAGCCACTGCTGGCACACGCGGACCGGGCGCTGGAGTGGATCGAGAAGTACGGCGACCGCGACGGCGACGGCTTTGTGGAATACCTCCGGCCCAACGACCATGGCCTGGTGAACCAGGGCTGGAAGGACTCCTGGGACGGGATCAACTTCGCGGATGGAACAATCGCGGAAGCCCCGATTGCCCTCTGCGAGGTCCAGGCGTATGTCTACGCCGCCTACCTGGGCAGGTCGTTGCTGGCCCACTGGAGCGGCGATTCAGGCCTGGAACAACACTGGGCCGGAAAGGCGGCAGCCTTCAAAGAAGAGTTCAACAGGAAATTCTGGCTGCCGGACAAAGGCTATTTTGCGGTGGCGCTGGACAAGGACAAGCGGCACGTTGATGCATTGACCTCCAACATCGGCCACTGCTTGTGGACGGGCGTCGTGGACGAAGACAAAGCCGGGTCCGTCATGGAGAACCTGATGTCCCCGCAGATGTTCACGGGCTGGGGCATCCGCACCCTGGCTTCCGACATGGGCGCCTACAACCCCGTCAGCTACCACAACGGCTCGGTGTGGCCGCACGACACTGCACTCGTGGCCACCGGGCTGATGCGGTACGGGTTCGTGGATGAGGCAAAGCGGGTGGCCTCGGGCATCCTCGATGCCGCCCGGCATTTTGACGGCCGGCTGCCGGAGCTGTTCTGCGGGTTTGACCGCGGCGAGTTTCCCGGCCCTGTTCCGTATCCCACCGCATGCTCGCCGCAGGCCTGGGCAGCGGCAGCGCCGGTGCAGCTTGCGCGGATCCTGCTGCGGTTCGATCCCGTCTTTACCCGCGGGGTGGTGCACCTGGCGCCGATCCTGCCGGAGACCGTGGGGAGGTTCCGGGCGGAAAACGTCCTGCTGAATACCAGCAGAGTGACCATCAGCGCCGCCGGATCGACCGGCACCATCGAGGGACTCCCGCCGGGGCTGAAGCTCCTGGCCGAACCGCGGCCGCCACTGGCCTACCCGGTGGAAGGGATGGCGGCCGGCGTGGAGGCGCGCAGGCTTCACTGA
- a CDS encoding D-2-hydroxyacid dehydrogenase family protein, which produces MTHRLAILDDYQDVAHGFADFTALEAEGVTVTSYREPFASQDAMVSALADTTMVIAMRERTAFPREVFEKLPALELLVTTGMANAAIDLAAAADHGVTVCGTPGSATAAPELTWALLLAIARHLPAEENSVRAGTWQSTVGVELAGKTLGIVGLGKIGRRVAAYGQVFGMEVVAWSQNLTAEAAKEAGARLVSKDELFAVADVATLHLRLSPRSENTVGEAELRLLGPEGILVNTARGPLVDQEALIKALNEGWIRGAALDVFDQEPLQAGHPLLAAPNTVLSPHLGYVTQESYRQFYGGALEDVTAWLAGSPIRTLTA; this is translated from the coding sequence ATGACGCACCGCCTGGCCATCCTCGACGACTACCAGGACGTGGCCCACGGCTTCGCGGACTTCACAGCATTGGAGGCGGAGGGGGTCACCGTGACGTCCTACCGTGAACCTTTTGCCTCGCAGGACGCCATGGTTTCGGCGCTGGCAGACACCACCATGGTGATCGCCATGCGCGAGAGGACGGCATTTCCCCGTGAGGTGTTCGAGAAATTGCCGGCGCTTGAGCTGCTGGTCACCACCGGAATGGCGAATGCCGCCATCGACCTGGCGGCCGCGGCCGACCACGGGGTGACGGTGTGCGGCACGCCCGGTTCAGCCACGGCAGCGCCCGAACTGACCTGGGCCCTGCTGCTGGCCATCGCCCGGCACCTTCCCGCAGAGGAGAACTCCGTCCGGGCAGGGACGTGGCAGTCCACCGTGGGTGTGGAACTGGCCGGGAAGACGCTGGGCATCGTGGGGCTGGGCAAGATCGGGCGGCGGGTGGCCGCGTACGGGCAGGTGTTCGGCATGGAGGTGGTGGCGTGGAGCCAGAACCTCACGGCGGAGGCAGCCAAGGAGGCCGGCGCCCGGCTCGTGTCCAAGGACGAGCTCTTTGCGGTGGCCGACGTCGCCACCCTCCATCTGCGGCTCTCCCCGAGGTCGGAGAACACCGTGGGCGAGGCAGAACTGCGGCTGCTGGGCCCGGAAGGCATCCTGGTGAACACCGCCCGCGGGCCACTGGTGGACCAGGAAGCGTTGATCAAAGCGCTGAACGAAGGATGGATCCGCGGCGCCGCCCTGGACGTCTTCGACCAGGAACCGCTGCAGGCCGGCCATCCGCTCCTGGCCGCGCCGAACACCGTGCTCTCCCCGCATCTGGGCTATGTCACGCAGGAAAGCTACCGGCAGTTCTACGGCGGCGCCCTGGAGGACGTCACCGCCTGGCTTGCCGGTTCCCCCATCCGAACCCTCACGGCCTGA
- a CDS encoding LytR C-terminal domain-containing protein gives MARKRPTDPSVLHGHHVVSGPELRAAMEAARDADETAQVRRRVLHGVVLVLLIGLIAAGIIVAMAIINGRLRIPAAEPAPTPVSSCPASTFDYTPSDKINLNVFNSTSRPGLARSVADEFLARKFVVGNVSNINAGFRGVAAVVSGPAGQPAAFTVQRNLQGSDYFQDGRTDASVDVILAQDYKALVPPELVDQTPGPLSCPRESRRIADPDKLPVTPAPAPTP, from the coding sequence ATGGCTAGGAAGCGGCCGACGGACCCCAGCGTCCTTCATGGCCACCACGTTGTTTCCGGCCCCGAACTGCGCGCTGCCATGGAGGCGGCAAGGGACGCCGATGAAACGGCGCAGGTCCGCCGCCGCGTACTGCACGGAGTGGTGCTGGTGCTGCTGATCGGCCTGATCGCCGCCGGCATCATCGTTGCCATGGCCATCATCAACGGCCGGCTGAGGATCCCTGCCGCCGAGCCGGCCCCGACGCCGGTGTCATCCTGCCCGGCCTCGACCTTCGACTACACGCCCAGCGACAAGATCAACCTCAACGTCTTCAACTCCACCAGCCGTCCCGGACTGGCCCGCTCCGTCGCGGACGAGTTCCTGGCCCGGAAGTTCGTGGTGGGGAACGTATCGAACATCAACGCAGGCTTCCGGGGAGTGGCGGCCGTGGTGTCCGGTCCGGCCGGGCAGCCGGCGGCCTTCACGGTGCAGCGGAATCTGCAGGGGTCTGATTACTTCCAGGACGGCAGGACCGACGCCAGCGTTGACGTGATCCTGGCGCAGGACTACAAGGCGCTCGTCCCGCCGGAGCTGGTGGACCAGACGCCCGGGCCGCTCAGCTGCCCCCGGGAAAGCAGGCGCATAGCGGACCCTGACAAACTGCCTGTTACCCCCGCCCCTGCCCCGACGCCGTGA
- a CDS encoding GNAT family N-acetyltransferase — translation MTHTIRTATADDAGALAALAAVTFPLACPPSSSPADIAAHLANTLSEEHFKGYLADPDTTILVIDTDGQLNGYSLLVDRPATDPDVASVLTLLPSVEISKCYVHPDYHGLGAAAELMHSSLQAAAASGSAGAWLGVNSQNARAIRFYEKSGFHKVGTKSFRLGSTVEHDFVLERPLPCSSFGHRRRQ, via the coding sequence ATGACCCACACCATCCGCACGGCAACAGCGGACGACGCCGGCGCGCTGGCCGCGCTGGCAGCCGTCACCTTTCCGCTGGCCTGCCCGCCGTCGTCGTCACCTGCCGACATTGCCGCCCACCTGGCCAACACGCTGAGTGAGGAACACTTCAAGGGGTACCTGGCGGACCCTGACACCACCATCCTGGTCATTGACACCGACGGGCAGCTTAACGGTTACAGCCTCCTGGTGGACCGGCCTGCAACGGACCCGGACGTGGCCTCCGTCCTGACGCTGCTGCCGTCCGTGGAGATCAGCAAATGCTATGTCCACCCGGACTACCACGGGCTGGGCGCGGCCGCAGAACTCATGCACTCGAGCCTCCAGGCAGCGGCAGCATCCGGCAGCGCCGGGGCCTGGCTGGGTGTGAACAGCCAGAACGCCCGGGCCATCCGTTTCTACGAAAAGTCCGGTTTCCACAAGGTGGGCACCAAGTCCTTCCGGCTGGGCAGCACGGTAGAGCACGACTTCGTTCTGGAGCGCCCCCTGCCGTGCAGCTCCTTCGGACACCGGCGCCGTCAGTGA
- a CDS encoding MFS transporter: MSGRVLSRIPKSWVLLACIGLLALNLRGPFVAVAPLVDLMQAELHFSPVMLGLLTSIPVLCFSLAAPLASLAARKFGAEFAVTLTILGVLAGVLLRSAGGPALVVAGTVVIGLAITVGNIAVPLIIRRDFAPRRQGTAMGIYTAALNIGSFLTSVAMAPLAAVTGWRLALAAVAVLAVAAVVVWVLAVGPRTAFVAEAEDGGDTPRAAASRSGWITFGLTAGFGGQAFSYYGVTAWLPSYLHDELGMNAAQAGAASSIFQILAIVGGLGVPFAAKYMSTTAVAVTLGALWLPVPVGLLLAPQLWWLWSTSGGIAQGGGITLIFIAIIKLARDQASAGRMSATVQGLGYCLGAVAPPLVGFVHDSSASWTPALLVILVSVLTFFLSTTLSVRQVPKGR, encoded by the coding sequence GTGAGCGGCCGCGTCCTGTCCCGCATCCCGAAAAGCTGGGTCCTGCTGGCCTGCATCGGCCTGCTGGCGCTGAACCTCCGGGGCCCGTTCGTTGCCGTCGCACCCCTGGTGGACCTCATGCAGGCGGAACTGCACTTTTCGCCCGTCATGCTGGGGCTGCTGACCAGCATCCCCGTACTCTGCTTCTCGCTCGCAGCCCCGTTGGCTTCCCTGGCGGCGCGGAAGTTCGGGGCCGAGTTCGCCGTGACCCTGACCATCCTGGGCGTTCTGGCCGGTGTGCTGCTCCGCTCCGCCGGAGGACCCGCGCTGGTGGTGGCCGGCACTGTGGTTATTGGCCTGGCCATCACCGTGGGCAACATCGCCGTGCCGCTGATCATCCGCCGCGACTTTGCTCCCCGTAGGCAGGGGACTGCGATGGGGATCTACACCGCCGCCCTGAACATCGGGTCCTTCCTGACCTCGGTGGCCATGGCCCCGTTGGCGGCAGTGACGGGGTGGCGGCTGGCCTTGGCCGCTGTCGCCGTCCTGGCTGTGGCTGCGGTGGTGGTGTGGGTGCTTGCAGTAGGGCCGCGGACTGCTTTCGTGGCCGAGGCTGAGGACGGCGGGGATACTCCCCGGGCTGCCGCGAGCCGCTCCGGCTGGATTACGTTCGGGCTCACGGCGGGCTTCGGCGGGCAGGCTTTTTCCTACTACGGCGTCACGGCGTGGCTGCCCAGCTACCTGCACGACGAGCTGGGGATGAATGCCGCGCAGGCCGGCGCCGCGTCCTCGATCTTCCAGATCCTTGCCATCGTGGGCGGGCTCGGCGTGCCCTTTGCGGCCAAGTACATGAGTACGACGGCGGTGGCGGTCACCCTGGGTGCCCTGTGGCTTCCCGTTCCCGTGGGGCTGCTTCTCGCGCCGCAGCTGTGGTGGCTGTGGTCCACCTCCGGCGGCATTGCCCAGGGCGGCGGCATCACCCTGATCTTCATTGCCATCATCAAGCTGGCCCGCGACCAGGCCTCCGCCGGGCGGATGTCCGCCACTGTCCAAGGCCTGGGCTACTGCCTCGGAGCGGTGGCCCCGCCGCTGGTGGGCTTCGTCCACGACAGTTCGGCATCGTGGACGCCCGCACTGCTTGTCATCCTCGTGTCGGTGCTGACCTTTTTCCTCAGCACCACCCTGTCCGTGAGGCAGGTGCCGAAGGGGCGCTGA
- a CDS encoding type II toxin-antitoxin system VapB family antitoxin, whose amino-acid sequence MIFKAVGEGRPYPDHGYNTPKQWASLPPRPVRLDELVTTKRTLDLEALLAEDSTFFGDLFPHVVEYQGTLYLEDGLHRAVRTALHQRTAIHARVLVLDG is encoded by the coding sequence GTGATATTCAAAGCTGTGGGCGAGGGCCGCCCTTACCCCGACCATGGTTACAACACCCCCAAACAGTGGGCGTCGCTGCCGCCCAGACCGGTCCGGCTGGACGAGCTGGTCACCACCAAACGCACGCTGGACCTGGAAGCGCTGCTGGCCGAGGATTCCACATTTTTCGGCGACCTGTTCCCGCACGTGGTGGAGTACCAGGGGACCCTCTACCTGGAGGACGGGCTGCACCGCGCGGTCCGGACAGCGCTGCACCAGCGCACCGCGATCCATGCCCGGGTCCTGGTGCTCGATGGCTAG
- a CDS encoding DsbA family oxidoreductase has product MKIEIWSDVACPWCFIGKRRFEAALAVFPHRDAVDVVWRSYQLDPTLPEHYDGTELEYLSSRKGMPAQQVSQMFEHVAQQAKGEGLDYRFDKVVVANSFTAHRLIHLAAVHGRQDAAKERLLSDHFEHGKDIGSRGYLSSLGNDLGLPAGEVDELFTTDKYADDVRFDFQEAQGLGISGVPFFVIDRKFGLSGAQPTETFTAALNQAWQDADPLVLVNSAEAEACGPDGCAV; this is encoded by the coding sequence ATGAAAATTGAGATCTGGTCCGACGTCGCGTGCCCCTGGTGTTTCATTGGCAAACGCCGGTTCGAGGCCGCCTTGGCCGTATTTCCCCACCGCGACGCCGTTGACGTGGTGTGGCGCAGCTACCAACTGGACCCCACGCTGCCGGAACACTACGACGGCACCGAACTGGAGTATCTCAGCAGCCGCAAGGGAATGCCCGCACAGCAGGTGTCGCAGATGTTCGAGCACGTGGCCCAGCAGGCAAAGGGCGAAGGCCTGGACTACCGGTTCGACAAAGTGGTGGTGGCCAACAGCTTCACCGCGCACCGGCTGATCCACCTGGCGGCGGTGCACGGCAGGCAGGATGCGGCCAAGGAACGCCTGCTCAGTGACCACTTCGAGCACGGCAAGGACATCGGCAGCCGTGGGTATCTGTCCTCGCTCGGCAATGACCTGGGCCTGCCGGCCGGTGAGGTGGATGAACTGTTCACCACCGACAAGTACGCCGACGACGTCCGGTTCGACTTCCAGGAGGCCCAAGGCCTGGGCATCAGCGGGGTCCCGTTCTTCGTGATCGACCGCAAGTTCGGGCTCTCCGGCGCCCAGCCCACGGAGACGTTCACCGCTGCCCTGAACCAGGCCTGGCAGGATGCCGACCCGCTGGTCCTGGTCAATTCGGCCGAAGCCGAAGCCTGCGGGCCGGACGGCTGCGCCGTCTAG